In the Prochlorococcus sp. MIT 1307 genome, one interval contains:
- the glmM gene encoding phosphoglucosamine mutase, with protein MVSNAMHPVGLPVGSINTATFGTDGVRGQVGTALTPALVMQLGFWASHVLPREGPVLIGKDSRQSGDMVSAALTAGLTAAGKEVWLIGLCPTPAVPYLIKNVGASGGIMVSASHNPPEDNGIKIFNEHGSKIDSEQQRLIESRLRGELSNPKVLSKTTNFGTTHQRTDLLNTYQEGLISSVENKKLDGVRVVLDLCWGSATACGAEVFKSLGADLTVLHDKPDGRQINVGCGSTHLAPLRKAVFETQADMGFAFDGDSDRMLAVDRHGRLIDGDHVLYLWGSNLQDHGQLPSNRLVATVMSNLGFERAWKARGGLLERTPVGDQNVHSKMISTGAALGGEQSGHILSAKHGLCGDGLLTALQIATICHEKGLTLEQWRDESFQAFPQKLVNVPLPNLNDQTDWESCEPIQKAVNKAEAAMGEDGRVLLRLSGTEPLIRVMVEAKNQLDVDSWSSHIAKTIEEHLDAA; from the coding sequence ATGGTCAGCAATGCGATGCATCCTGTTGGCCTTCCAGTAGGCAGCATAAACACCGCAACTTTTGGAACTGATGGAGTCCGGGGCCAAGTTGGTACAGCTTTAACTCCAGCTCTAGTAATGCAATTAGGCTTCTGGGCAAGTCATGTTCTACCTAGGGAAGGGCCAGTACTAATAGGTAAAGACTCACGCCAGAGTGGAGACATGGTCTCTGCTGCGTTAACTGCTGGATTAACTGCTGCTGGTAAAGAGGTATGGCTAATTGGTCTATGTCCTACCCCAGCAGTGCCATATCTAATAAAAAATGTAGGTGCGTCAGGAGGAATAATGGTTTCTGCGAGTCATAATCCACCTGAAGACAATGGAATCAAAATCTTTAATGAGCATGGAAGTAAAATTGATTCAGAACAACAACGTTTAATTGAATCAAGACTTAGAGGAGAATTATCCAATCCAAAAGTTCTCTCTAAGACCACCAATTTTGGAACCACACATCAACGTACAGATCTATTAAATACTTACCAAGAAGGACTGATTTCTTCTGTTGAAAACAAAAAGCTAGATGGCGTCAGGGTAGTACTAGACCTGTGCTGGGGTTCTGCTACTGCTTGTGGTGCAGAAGTTTTTAAATCTCTAGGTGCTGATCTGACAGTCCTGCATGACAAGCCTGATGGGAGGCAAATCAACGTAGGTTGCGGCTCCACGCACCTAGCTCCATTGAGAAAGGCAGTTTTTGAAACTCAAGCCGACATGGGTTTCGCATTCGACGGGGACTCTGATCGAATGCTTGCTGTGGATAGGCATGGCCGGTTAATCGATGGAGATCATGTCCTTTATCTCTGGGGATCAAACCTTCAAGACCATGGACAACTTCCAAGCAACAGACTTGTGGCAACAGTTATGTCAAATTTAGGGTTTGAAAGAGCATGGAAAGCAAGAGGAGGGTTATTAGAAAGAACTCCTGTAGGTGATCAAAATGTACATTCAAAAATGATTTCCACAGGAGCAGCTTTAGGCGGAGAACAATCTGGTCACATCCTCTCCGCCAAACATGGTCTTTGTGGAGATGGATTACTTACAGCACTGCAGATAGCGACTATTTGCCATGAAAAGGGACTCACCCTTGAGCAATGGCGAGATGAAAGTTTTCAGGCTTTTCCCCAAAAGTTGGTAAATGTACCTCTGCCCAACCTCAATGACCAAACAGACTGGGAAAGCTGTGAGCCCATCCAAAAAGCTGTTAATAAGGCAGAAGCTGCTATGGGGGAAGATGGACGAGTTCTTTTACGTTTAAGTGGCACTGAGCCATTAATTCGAGTAATGGTTGAAGCCAAGAATCAACTTGATGTTGATTCTTGGAGCTCACATATAGCTAAAACAATAGAAGAGCATCTTGATGCTGCATAA
- the trmB gene encoding tRNA (guanosine(46)-N7)-methyltransferase TrmB produces MRQHVNPLSSFFQLPLELPGPSELFENAELPMHLDIGSARGKFLLEMASLQPDWNYLGVEIRKTLVDAAERDRNQLGLKNLRFIFCNANVSLDSWLSDLPINFLARVSIQFPDPWFKRRHKKRRVLQPRLLISLAKSLGPGCELFIQSDILNVIESMTSLVELSKCFNRSEDSSGIWLEKNPFPVKTERENYVLANSLPVYRALYIRNSHSLPDLQRLNLEYQLLKN; encoded by the coding sequence GTGCGTCAACATGTCAACCCACTGAGCAGCTTTTTTCAGCTTCCTCTTGAGCTGCCAGGCCCTTCTGAATTATTTGAGAATGCAGAATTACCAATGCACCTAGATATTGGTTCTGCTCGAGGCAAGTTTTTGTTGGAAATGGCTAGCTTGCAACCTGATTGGAATTATCTTGGAGTTGAGATTCGTAAGACTTTGGTTGATGCCGCTGAGAGAGATAGGAATCAGCTAGGTCTGAAAAATCTAAGATTTATATTTTGCAATGCCAATGTAAGTTTAGACTCTTGGCTATCTGACTTGCCAATTAATTTTCTTGCAAGAGTATCAATACAATTTCCTGATCCATGGTTTAAAAGGCGTCATAAGAAAAGAAGGGTTTTGCAACCTCGATTATTAATTTCATTGGCCAAATCACTTGGACCTGGATGCGAATTATTTATACAAAGTGATATTTTAAATGTTATAGAGTCAATGACTTCTCTTGTTGAACTTAGTAAATGCTTCAATAGATCTGAAGACTCTAGTGGAATATGGCTAGAGAAGAATCCTTTTCCTGTAAAGACAGAACGAGAGAACTATGTTCTTGCTAACTCTTTGCCAGTTTATAGAGCTTTATATATACGCAATTCGCATTCATTGCCTGACTTGCAAAGATTAAACCTTGAATATCAATTGTTGAAGAATTAA
- a CDS encoding DUF3177 family protein yields MTELSYRIFVWLSYRLAATFALGVPLIILIWAAFRKEASMVRLLSIYWKISSLMAISMLLLTNQSPIGYLTFFIAPLLMVTSVWFWVDLNEELADLPPWRPLPLTVRLWRWALTGFGVIFATLSSFALPCIKTIENTKCFAWIEAPQLLHQSTERIFGFLFGGNWNEPLASFIGYLALVIYVIGILQWLLVYMPKHGRIAGGF; encoded by the coding sequence GTGACAGAGCTTTCTTATCGTATTTTTGTGTGGCTTTCCTATCGCCTTGCTGCAACATTTGCTCTTGGAGTGCCTTTAATAATTCTGATTTGGGCTGCATTCCGCAAAGAAGCTTCCATGGTGAGATTGCTATCTATCTACTGGAAGATTTCCAGTCTAATGGCTATCAGCATGCTTCTACTAACTAATCAAAGCCCTATTGGGTATCTAACTTTTTTTATAGCACCATTGTTGATGGTTACCTCAGTATGGTTCTGGGTAGATCTAAATGAAGAGCTAGCAGATCTTCCTCCCTGGCGACCATTGCCCCTAACAGTAAGGCTCTGGCGATGGGCATTAACTGGCTTTGGCGTGATATTTGCAACTCTTTCCTCATTTGCACTCCCTTGCATCAAAACAATTGAAAATACAAAATGCTTTGCATGGATTGAGGCACCACAACTTTTGCACCAAAGTACCGAAAGAATATTCGGGTTCCTATTTGGTGGGAATTGGAACGAACCCTTAGCTTCCTTTATTGGATACTTAGCTTTAGTGATATATGTCATCGGCATCTTGCAATGGCTCCTCGTATATATGCCAAAACATGGGAGAATTGCAGGAGGCTTCTAA
- the ileS gene encoding isoleucine--tRNA ligase produces MTKEPSTKGEDRRPSYKGTLNLLQTNFGMRANARHREPELQKFWKEKGIDLRLGLSNRGRSFTLHDGPPYANGSLHMGHALNKVLKDIINKYQILRGRKVHFVPGWDCHGLPIELKVLQTLHKKEREQLTPLGLRKKAAAYALKQVSSQMEGFCRWGIWGDWEKSYLTLQKDYEAAQINVFGQMALKGYIYRGLKPVHWSPSSRTALAEAELEYPEGHTSPSIYVAFPAIEVPDNLRIALSSQDLNLPQSKSELEKVLKIAVWTTTPWTLPSNLAISVNDRLEYVFASDENGQVFILAAALLSIVSQTLDLKLTVRATIKGKFLDGLLYRHPLLDRTSSVVIGGDYITTESGTGLVHTAPGHGIDDFKTGAKYGLPILCPVDERGVLTSEAGRFAGLDVLKDANLVIIDALKEANSLLKQESYSHRYPYDWRTKKPTIFRATEQWFASVEGFREDALAAIKTVEWLPNSGRNRIEAMVRDRGDWCISRQRTWGVPIPVFYEKDGGEVLLNSDTLEHIESLVAKHGADIWWEEDESVLLPPSYANQSERWTKGTDTMDVWFDSGSSWSAVTDLRKEITYPADLYLEGSDQHRGWFQSSLLTSVAVNGKAPYQTVLTHGFALDENGRKMSKSLGNIIDPSIIINGGSNQKKEPAFGADVLRLWVSSVDYSVDVPIGSNILRQLADVYRKVRNTARYLLGNLHDFEPSRDKINIDELPLLDRWMLHRTAEVIDEITIAFEKYEFSRFFQLLQSYCVVDLSNFYLDIAKDRLYVSAPFDSRRRSCQTVLSLIIENLAGVISPVLCHMAEDIWQNLPYTVLEESVFQRGWPKIPEIWRDPSLVKPFNDLRELRSSVNRVLEDCRSNHCLGAGLEAAVRYEPNLESMDEALKWINKKGDSEVDCLHDWLLVSQLQVGGEPWAEVLVTEETEIGLIEVAKARGVKCERCWHYVTDVGKNIEYEDLCGRCIDVLERL; encoded by the coding sequence GTGACCAAGGAGCCGTCTACTAAGGGTGAGGACCGCCGCCCGTCTTACAAAGGGACATTAAACCTTTTGCAAACGAACTTTGGCATGCGTGCTAATGCGAGGCATAGAGAGCCTGAATTGCAAAAATTTTGGAAAGAGAAAGGAATTGATTTACGGCTCGGTCTAAGCAACAGAGGCCGAAGTTTTACATTGCATGATGGTCCTCCATATGCAAACGGCTCCTTACATATGGGCCATGCTTTGAACAAAGTGCTGAAGGATATTATTAATAAGTACCAGATTTTGAGAGGGCGAAAAGTACATTTTGTACCTGGTTGGGATTGCCATGGTCTACCAATAGAATTGAAGGTTTTACAAACTCTTCATAAAAAAGAAAGGGAACAATTAACTCCTCTCGGCTTAAGAAAAAAAGCCGCTGCTTATGCACTTAAACAGGTTTCTTCTCAAATGGAGGGCTTTTGTCGCTGGGGTATTTGGGGCGATTGGGAGAAATCTTATTTAACACTTCAGAAGGATTATGAGGCTGCACAGATAAATGTTTTTGGTCAGATGGCTCTTAAGGGATATATCTATAGGGGTCTGAAGCCAGTCCATTGGAGTCCAAGCTCTAGAACAGCACTAGCTGAGGCTGAGTTGGAATATCCTGAAGGTCATACTAGTCCAAGTATTTACGTCGCCTTCCCAGCTATAGAGGTTCCAGATAATTTACGAATAGCTCTTTCTAGTCAAGATTTAAATCTGCCTCAAAGCAAATCTGAGTTAGAGAAAGTTCTTAAGATTGCAGTATGGACGACAACACCATGGACATTACCTTCCAATTTAGCAATATCAGTCAATGATCGCCTTGAATATGTTTTTGCCTCAGATGAAAATGGTCAGGTATTTATTTTAGCTGCTGCACTTTTATCTATTGTTAGTCAAACTCTTGACTTGAAATTAACAGTTAGAGCCACTATTAAAGGAAAGTTTTTAGATGGTCTTTTATATCGACACCCTTTGTTAGATCGAACAAGTTCAGTAGTTATAGGAGGAGACTATATAACTACTGAATCTGGCACAGGACTAGTGCATACTGCGCCAGGGCACGGCATAGATGATTTTAAAACTGGTGCTAAATATGGCTTGCCCATTCTTTGTCCAGTTGATGAAAGAGGAGTTCTGACATCTGAAGCTGGTAGATTTGCAGGTTTAGATGTTTTAAAAGATGCAAATCTAGTGATTATTGATGCACTGAAAGAGGCTAATTCTTTATTAAAACAAGAAAGCTATTCTCATAGATATCCATATGATTGGAGAACAAAGAAGCCAACTATTTTTCGTGCAACTGAACAATGGTTTGCTTCAGTAGAAGGTTTTCGTGAGGATGCTCTTGCGGCAATAAAAACTGTTGAATGGCTCCCTAATTCTGGACGTAACCGTATAGAGGCTATGGTTCGTGACCGTGGGGATTGGTGTATTTCACGTCAACGAACATGGGGAGTTCCTATTCCAGTTTTTTATGAAAAAGATGGGGGAGAAGTGCTATTAAATTCTGACACCTTGGAGCATATTGAGAGTTTGGTCGCAAAGCATGGGGCAGATATTTGGTGGGAAGAAGATGAATCAGTGCTACTTCCACCTTCTTATGCCAATCAATCAGAACGGTGGACAAAGGGTACTGACACGATGGATGTTTGGTTTGATTCTGGATCAAGTTGGTCAGCTGTTACAGATTTAAGAAAGGAAATCACATATCCTGCTGACCTCTATTTAGAGGGCTCTGATCAACATCGTGGATGGTTTCAATCCTCTTTGCTCACATCAGTTGCAGTAAATGGGAAAGCCCCCTATCAAACTGTTCTTACACATGGCTTTGCATTAGATGAAAATGGACGGAAAATGAGTAAATCTCTCGGAAATATTATTGACCCCTCGATAATTATTAATGGTGGCTCGAATCAGAAAAAAGAGCCTGCATTTGGTGCAGATGTGTTGCGACTTTGGGTTAGTTCGGTTGATTATTCAGTAGATGTTCCAATTGGCTCTAATATTTTGCGTCAATTAGCAGATGTATATCGAAAGGTAAGAAACACAGCAAGATATCTTTTGGGTAATCTGCATGACTTTGAACCATCTAGAGATAAAATTAATATCGATGAATTACCACTTTTAGATCGTTGGATGCTTCATCGAACAGCTGAGGTCATCGATGAAATTACGATTGCTTTTGAAAAATACGAGTTCTCTAGATTCTTTCAGCTTCTTCAGAGCTATTGTGTTGTCGATCTTTCAAATTTTTATTTGGATATTGCTAAAGATCGACTGTATGTGAGCGCACCATTTGACTCACGTAGACGTAGTTGTCAAACTGTTTTGTCTCTTATAATTGAAAACTTAGCAGGAGTTATCTCACCAGTTTTATGTCATATGGCAGAAGATATTTGGCAAAATTTGCCTTATACGGTCCTTGAAGAATCAGTTTTTCAACGAGGATGGCCAAAGATTCCTGAAATATGGAGAGACCCTTCTTTAGTTAAGCCCTTTAATGATCTAAGAGAATTACGTAGTTCTGTTAATCGTGTTTTAGAAGATTGCCGCAGTAATCATTGCTTAGGTGCAGGCCTTGAGGCGGCCGTTCGCTATGAGCCTAATTTAGAATCTATGGATGAGGCTCTCAAATGGATAAATAAGAAGGGCGACTCTGAAGTTGATTGTTTACATGATTGGTTGTTAGTCTCTCAATTGCAGGTTGGAGGTGAGCCTTGGGCAGAAGTCTTAGTGACTGAAGAGACCGAGATTGGTCTGATCGAAGTAGCTAAGGCTCGGGGCGTTAAATGTGAGCGCTGCTGGCATTACGTCACAGATGTAGGAAAGAATATTGAATATGAAGATCTTTGTGGACGCTGTATAGATGTTCTTGAAAGATTGTAA
- a CDS encoding Ycf66 family protein, translated as MLAIFIGALALLLGFSIMLLPLLVTELSRPRDALWGAIAILLGLVLITSNDRLSILSSLEVSLGALLIGRLGYEVAISRWQLLSKEEKLRIVSIERWTTGFKQIGASFLQLGGIGSSVMKFVFRKSSSNTIQKKWVRPENSDDLTPAKLSKSNSMEKLQISKDGSQQQPKKTLEGQSAPKDS; from the coding sequence ATGCTGGCTATTTTTATTGGCGCTTTAGCTCTTTTACTAGGGTTTTCGATAATGCTGTTACCTCTTCTTGTAACAGAGCTTAGTCGTCCTAGAGATGCTCTTTGGGGTGCTATAGCAATTTTGTTGGGTCTTGTGCTTATTACGTCTAATGACCGTTTAAGTATTCTTTCCTCCCTGGAAGTCTCTTTAGGCGCTCTCTTAATTGGAAGGCTGGGTTATGAAGTTGCAATAAGTCGTTGGCAACTTCTCAGCAAGGAAGAAAAGCTTCGAATTGTTTCTATTGAAAGATGGACGACTGGCTTCAAGCAGATAGGTGCAAGTTTTCTGCAATTAGGCGGGATTGGGAGCAGTGTTATGAAATTTGTTTTTCGCAAGTCCAGTTCTAATACCATTCAAAAAAAATGGGTGCGCCCAGAAAATAGTGATGATCTAACACCTGCAAAACTCTCTAAGAGCAATTCAATGGAGAAATTACAAATCTCAAAAGATGGCTCGCAACAACAGCCTAAAAAGACATTGGAAGGACAGAGTGCCCCAAAGGATTCATAA
- the crtR gene encoding beta-carotene hydroxylase yields MTKALQTPHSNELSQKFLSTADWQKVIRQYLDPPKGWNITVGLFLGGYVLAALSIWQWYQGTWPLPVLITLAFLALHMEGTVIHDATHNAAHPNPLINQAMGHGSAILLGFSFPVFKRVHLQHHAHVNDPKNDPDHIVSTFGPVWLIAPRFFYHEYFFFERKLWRRFELIQWGFERSLFISIVLAGIHYDFMNVIYNLWFGPALMVGVTLGIFFDYLPHRPFLSRSKWKNARVYPSRLMNWLIMGQNYHLVHHLWPSIPWFEYKPAYEATKPLLDAKGSPQRIGIFETREDGFNFLYDVLLGIRSHKKRRSKMRPIAKLLPNSRLRRQWIGLLQRTAVIPTSKRNGD; encoded by the coding sequence ATGACCAAGGCATTACAGACACCTCACTCAAATGAGTTGTCACAAAAATTTCTTAGTACTGCTGATTGGCAAAAAGTCATTCGGCAATATTTGGACCCTCCTAAGGGATGGAATATCACAGTGGGCTTATTCCTAGGAGGCTATGTCTTAGCTGCACTAAGTATTTGGCAGTGGTATCAAGGTACTTGGCCGTTACCAGTCCTAATCACTTTGGCATTTCTAGCCCTTCATATGGAAGGCACAGTCATTCACGATGCAACTCATAATGCTGCACACCCAAACCCATTGATCAATCAGGCTATGGGCCATGGCTCAGCAATTTTGCTCGGTTTCAGCTTTCCAGTTTTTAAAAGAGTGCATCTCCAGCATCATGCTCATGTCAATGACCCCAAAAATGATCCCGATCACATTGTGAGTACTTTTGGCCCAGTTTGGCTAATTGCTCCACGATTTTTCTATCACGAATATTTCTTCTTCGAAAGAAAGCTGTGGCGCAGATTCGAACTGATTCAATGGGGCTTTGAGAGAAGTTTGTTTATTTCAATTGTGCTTGCTGGAATACATTATGACTTTATGAATGTCATTTATAACCTCTGGTTTGGGCCAGCATTGATGGTTGGGGTGACGTTAGGTATTTTCTTTGACTATTTACCACATAGGCCTTTCCTTTCAAGAAGTAAATGGAAAAATGCAAGAGTTTATCCAAGCAGGTTGATGAACTGGTTAATAATGGGACAAAATTATCATCTAGTTCATCATCTTTGGCCTTCTATTCCCTGGTTTGAATACAAGCCTGCCTATGAAGCAACAAAGCCACTTTTAGATGCAAAAGGCTCACCACAAAGAATAGGCATATTTGAGACCCGTGAAGATGGATTTAATTTTCTATATGATGTACTTCTAGGCATAAGAAGTCACAAAAAACGTAGAAGCAAAATGAGACCTATAGCGAAGCTTCTACCTAACAGTCGTTTAAGGCGTCAGTGGATTGGATTACTTCAACGAACAGCTGTAATACCTACAAGTAAGCGCAATGGTGACTAA
- the gatC gene encoding Asp-tRNA(Asn)/Glu-tRNA(Gln) amidotransferase subunit GatC, whose protein sequence is MSKITSEDVLKVAKLARLEIPDDQIEIYTSQLEKILGYVAQLEEVETKDVSPTTRAVEVVNVVREDVVIESTIKEDLLDQAPQREGNFFRVPKILSD, encoded by the coding sequence ATGAGCAAAATTACTTCTGAAGATGTACTCAAAGTTGCAAAGTTGGCTCGCCTAGAAATACCTGATGATCAGATCGAAATCTATACCAGTCAGTTGGAAAAAATTCTTGGCTATGTTGCTCAGCTTGAGGAAGTAGAAACTAAAGACGTATCTCCCACAACAAGAGCTGTTGAAGTGGTAAATGTGGTTAGAGAAGATGTAGTAATTGAATCAACTATTAAAGAGGACTTACTAGATCAAGCTCCTCAAAGAGAAGGTAATTTTTTTAGAGTACCTAAAATTCTTTCTGATTAG
- a CDS encoding creatininase family protein, which translates to MSSDISSNFLGPVKDSSSIRLDLHTWPEVDDYLQHCKGIILPLGSTEQHGPTGAIGTDALTAEAVAMEVGRRTGVLVAPTQSFGMAEHHLGFPGTMSLKPATLLALLHDLVLSLASHGFERVFVINGHGGNIATAKAAFMEAYSTVLNRKLPVASRFQCKLVNWFMAASVFTYAKELYGEREGQHATPSEIALTLHLEASLQSKQQPLPEPAPVGPIHGPEDFRLRYPDGRMGSDPFLAKAEHGSEILDKASTALTEDLSNFLKQS; encoded by the coding sequence ATGTCTTCTGATATCTCGTCCAATTTTCTTGGCCCTGTAAAAGATTCTTCTTCTATTCGTTTAGATCTTCACACTTGGCCAGAAGTAGATGACTATCTACAACATTGCAAGGGTATTATTTTGCCACTTGGCTCAACAGAGCAACATGGCCCCACTGGGGCGATCGGAACAGACGCATTAACAGCAGAGGCTGTTGCAATGGAGGTAGGTCGTCGAACCGGAGTGCTTGTTGCACCCACTCAATCTTTTGGCATGGCTGAACATCATCTTGGGTTCCCAGGAACAATGAGCCTTAAGCCTGCGACTTTGCTTGCCTTGCTGCATGATCTTGTTTTGTCATTGGCCAGTCATGGCTTTGAAAGAGTTTTCGTTATTAATGGGCATGGAGGCAATATTGCAACCGCCAAGGCAGCATTTATGGAGGCTTACAGTACGGTTTTGAATCGAAAGCTTCCAGTTGCTTCAAGATTTCAATGCAAGTTAGTTAATTGGTTTATGGCGGCTTCGGTCTTTACTTATGCCAAAGAGCTTTATGGTGAAAGAGAAGGACAACATGCAACCCCAAGTGAAATTGCATTAACATTGCATTTGGAGGCAAGCTTGCAAAGTAAGCAGCAACCTCTTCCCGAGCCTGCTCCCGTTGGACCAATTCATGGTCCTGAGGATTTTCGCCTTAGATATCCAGACGGTCGCATGGGTTCAGACCCTTTTTTGGCCAAGGCGGAACATGGGTCGGAAATTCTTGATAAAGCCTCAACTGCCTTGACGGAGGACCTTTCTAATTTTCTTAAGCAATCATGA
- a CDS encoding DNA-3-methyladenine glycosylase, producing MSPKSIIAIDTQTMLPNSFFCRPAQYVAPDLIGCMLVKEQAGNNYLFGIIVETEAYSQEEPACHGYKRRTSSNETLFGKPGHFYVYLTYGIYHCVNIVTDKADWASGVLLRSIALPGEHERVASGPGLLAKKFELNRTHDSLPISLENGLWLAGRSSKVSMQKIIQTTRIGISEAKDLPWRWYLQNSRSVSKRAKNDRTPTKMKAWKPSEGDNP from the coding sequence ATGTCTCCTAAAAGTATTATTGCTATAGATACTCAAACAATGCTGCCAAATTCGTTCTTTTGCCGTCCTGCACAATACGTGGCGCCTGATTTAATTGGATGCATGCTTGTTAAGGAACAAGCAGGTAATAATTATCTATTTGGAATAATTGTAGAAACAGAAGCTTATTCACAAGAAGAGCCAGCCTGCCATGGATACAAGCGTCGAACTTCAAGTAACGAAACACTCTTTGGCAAGCCTGGACATTTTTACGTCTATCTGACTTACGGCATTTACCACTGTGTAAATATTGTGACTGATAAAGCTGACTGGGCAAGTGGAGTTCTATTGCGCTCTATAGCTTTACCAGGGGAGCATGAAAGAGTTGCTTCTGGGCCTGGCTTGTTGGCCAAAAAATTTGAATTAAACAGAACTCATGACAGTTTGCCCATCTCATTAGAGAATGGTTTATGGCTGGCTGGCCGGTCATCAAAGGTAAGTATGCAAAAGATTATTCAAACAACCAGAATTGGCATCTCAGAAGCAAAAGATTTACCTTGGCGTTGGTATCTGCAGAACAGCAGAAGTGTAAGCAAGCGAGCAAAAAATGATCGCACTCCAACCAAAATGAAGGCTTGGAAACCAAGCGAAGGCGATAATCCATGA
- a CDS encoding aspartate carbamoyltransferase catalytic subunit, producing MSGWSHRHVLDLASFSIEDFSSVLELANRFKAVINTGTRKLPALQGSLIATLFFEPSTRTRSSFELAAKKLSADVQTFSANSSSLSKGETPLDTALTYVAMGADILIIRHGSTNVPAQLAHCLEKSGHKTGVLNAGDGLHSHPSQGLLDLYTLAKFFSPNNPSPEAIKGKRIVIVGDILHSRVARSNLWALTACGANIVLCGPPTLLPEEFTSFVDAPPSGQKYDPIVKRGQITVMRSLKDAFQGADAVITLRLQKERMRENLLTDLYQYNCEYGVTHESLKWCKGNVPVLHPGPVNRGVEMSSALLEDDSICLVREQVSNGIPIRMALLYLLVTTRS from the coding sequence ATGAGCGGCTGGAGTCATCGTCATGTTCTGGATCTTGCAAGTTTCTCCATTGAGGATTTCTCCTCAGTTCTGGAGCTAGCAAATCGATTCAAAGCCGTAATCAATACAGGCACTCGAAAGTTGCCCGCCCTACAAGGAAGTTTAATTGCAACATTATTTTTTGAACCAAGCACTAGGACAAGAAGCAGTTTTGAACTTGCCGCCAAGAAACTTTCAGCGGATGTTCAAACCTTCTCTGCTAACAGCAGCTCTCTAAGCAAAGGGGAAACACCATTAGATACTGCCCTGACATATGTAGCAATGGGAGCCGATATCCTAATCATTCGGCATGGTTCAACAAATGTTCCTGCACAATTAGCTCACTGTTTAGAGAAAAGTGGGCACAAAACTGGAGTCCTGAATGCAGGCGATGGTCTTCATAGCCATCCAAGTCAAGGATTATTAGATCTATATACACTGGCAAAATTTTTCAGCCCTAATAATCCTTCGCCTGAAGCAATTAAAGGCAAAAGAATCGTCATTGTTGGCGATATTCTTCACTCAAGGGTGGCTCGATCCAATCTATGGGCTCTCACTGCCTGTGGTGCAAATATTGTCCTATGTGGCCCACCCACTCTTTTGCCTGAAGAATTTACCTCTTTTGTTGATGCCCCACCATCTGGCCAAAAGTATGACCCAATCGTTAAGCGTGGACAAATAACAGTAATGAGGTCTTTAAAAGATGCCTTCCAAGGAGCGGACGCAGTAATAACGCTAAGACTTCAAAAAGAACGTATGCGAGAAAACTTACTTACAGATCTATATCAATACAATTGTGAATATGGAGTAACTCATGAATCGCTCAAATGGTGTAAAGGAAATGTACCAGTTCTTCACCCTGGGCCAGTAAATAGAGGCGTAGAAATGAGCAGTGCTCTTCTGGAAGATGATTCAATTTGCCTAGTTAGGGAGCAAGTAAGTAATGGAATTCCTATTCGCATGGCACTTCTTTATCTATTAGTAACAACAAGGAGTTAA
- a CDS encoding DUF565 domain-containing protein, with translation MTKRLQSTNLHKSFGKAFERLEDWAINPWRRYSILLIVLLIGFFLGSSIGMINGTLALMDPVGAFFTVLILEVMVRLRRNWQLGERNSLSLELIDSARIGILYGLLLEGFKLL, from the coding sequence ATGACGAAGAGACTGCAATCTACAAATTTACATAAAAGTTTTGGAAAGGCCTTTGAGAGATTAGAGGATTGGGCTATTAATCCATGGAGAAGATATTCAATACTTTTAATTGTTCTGCTTATAGGTTTTTTCCTAGGTAGCTCTATTGGAATGATTAATGGTACTTTGGCACTAATGGATCCAGTAGGTGCATTCTTTACAGTTTTGATTTTGGAAGTAATGGTTCGATTGCGAAGGAATTGGCAGCTTGGAGAAAGGAATTCACTTTCATTAGAGTTGATTGATTCAGCAAGAATAGGAATTTTATATGGACTCTTACTGGAAGGGTTTAAATTATTGTAA